The Drechmeria coniospora strain ARSEF 6962 chromosome 02, whole genome shotgun sequence genome has a segment encoding these proteins:
- a CDS encoding ubiquitination network signaling protein, whose product MDFGENIPSVPSDAKPGSPSPPIIPSLQFQLRHHHHQPHQSTVGGGEAVASPLSLDRPQPILSLAGEFCRARRGPRSPPSGQTTAAVTATTSGPPSIRPRPRPQSPVRRLHRRPCPVVGTARSARQEREQNTLRMPRASGSGKRQHGAATSRDSRHDNGLVGPGRRIAAKRSHGNADGAAKLPDVGGNCAASSASPPAAEGLHDGPARDHVPTLDGGRPGHALRRGSLGTFSETSSESSASNLAVNGALDAGSSSGHRQIDVNATKNTDVHRDSGPLELASTVVRSLPIQDTLAILIILMHIPYVSLTIVYALFATLTFVPPVMSKVGWNVNLGDLMDGLVQMPSLATTTALDFFFFLIWVFLWPPIQDFVLEFAKPVVAVTLGGGADAKDGSSTGVTACFVWMLLHRLMRSSKAYWPWLARHFPEGWRLPAVLGHPTQPTTTLFDRRDGHGWLQSMLAIHILTQGIVRHVREWYIRRERFNAAGDPESAKSSSSPAGAGNLAAANSPSSGAGAGNDASHDGTFNVADADAGPSAVQHSAATSKRRRKQSAQVRMHQPLWAALASTKIVAVKEYELKGLRGPSNKHDIHTLECAPSFDRQPRQIWISYIGSDEVCFNTSHFPAAAAAATAAADRDSMPPSGADGCASPPAGVDTSKPFYVRINNAFWQPTRIVPADGSADDGAPSTRWAGDIYGLRPASKYVCDFVDTVTDQVLFTTSIRTVKEPLRQDDAASPRLPSAPSPLRPDSPATTLRTSIAAAESKLADEKNRLKTWRKEWKLRINTLRKENELADNQLSSAGGSDDKFKQKIRQQETQKAQAERDTARLVDQLRSVDHPLELAERKKKAERAYSAEKKVFDAAQKELKGHKAQLDDEIKAKEVEKSNLNSRRNKIATRIAKIENELANIADANSRGLDEAERRRQDRVRFSEQVATIENNYADRLGHVVAANNGRRDHLRGLQAQVQSFSGYLPPPNGMPADVHRAMAPEPMRPSFAQPGPWIPHPVAPPHYPPGLWPASSGGDMLPPMAAPSGPPSMVSWQSPTAPLPPQARGAKSRGRSSSMLSDVSGFTEASDDASASPAAVVPRHPEPAVGGSGGDASGSREGNGGGGGGGLDDPASPT is encoded by the exons ATGGAC TTTGGTGAAAATATTCCAAGTGTTCCTTCCGACGCCAAACCCGGctcgccctctcctcccATCATCCCATCCCTCCAATTTCAGCTTCgacaccatcaccatcaacCGCACCAATCGACAGTCGGCGGAGGagaggccgtcgcctcgcctctctcTCTTGACCGTCCGCAGCCCATCCTGTCCTTGGCTGGCGAATTctgccgagctcgacgcggccCTCGTTCGCCTCCATCAGGCCAGaccacggcggccgtcaCCGCCACGACGAGTGGCCCGCCCTCgattcgtcctcgccctcggccgcaaTCGCCCGTCCGCCGCTTGCACCGCCGGCCCTGCCCCGTCGTCGGGACTGCCCGGTCTGCACGTCAGGAGCGGGAGCAAAACACGCTGCGCATGCCTCGCGCGTCCGGCTCGGGCAAGCGAcagcacggcgccgccacCTCGCGCGACTCGAGGCACGATAATGGCCTTGTAGGCCCCGGGAGGCGTATCGCGGCCAAGAGGAGCCACGGaaacgccgacggcgccgccaagctgcccgacgtcggcggcaactgcgcggcgtcgtcggcgtccccCCCCGCGGCCGAAGGTCTCCACGACGGGCCTGCCCGCGACCATGTGccgacgctcgacggcggccggcccGGTCACGCCCTCCGCCGGGGCTCCCTCGGCACCTTCTCCGAGACGTCTTCGGAGTCGTCGGCCTCCAACCTGGCCGTCAatggcgccctcgacgccggctcgAGCTCCGGCCACCGCCAGATCGACGTCAACGCCACCAAGAACACCGACGTCCACCGCGACTCGGGCcccctcgagctcgcctcCACCGTCGTCCGCTCCCTGCCGATCCAGGACACGCTCGCCATCCTCATCATCCTCATGCACATCCCCTACGTCTCCCTCACCATAGTCTACGCCCTCTTCGCCACGCTCACCTTCGTGCCGCCCGTCATGAGCAAGGTCGGCTGGAACGTCAATCTCGGCGACCTCATggacggcctcgtccagatgccctcgctcgccaccacgacggccctcgacttcttcttcttcctcatcTGGGTCTTCCTCTGGCCGCCGATACAGGACTTCGTCCTCGAGTTCGCcaagcccgtcgtcgccgtcaccctcggcggcggcgccgacgccaaggacggctcctcgacgggcgTCACCGCCTGCTTCGTCTGGATGCTCCTGCACAGGCTGATGCGCTCCTCCAAGGCCTACTGGCCCTGGCTCGCCCGTCACTTTCCCGAGGGCTGGCGCCtgcccgccgtcctcggccacccgacgcagccgacgacgacgctgttCGACAGGAGGGACGGCCACGGCTGGCTGCAGAGCATGCTCGCCATCCACATCCTGACCCAGGGCATCGTCCGCCACGTCCGCGAATGGTACATTCGGCGCGAGAGGttcaacgccgccggcgatcCCGAGTCGGCCAagtcctcgtcctcccccgccggcgccggcaaccTGGCGGCCGCGAattcgccgtcgagcggcgccggcgccggcaacgacgcgtcccacgacggcaccttcaacgtcgccgacgccgacgccggccccTCGGCCGTGCAGCATTCGGCCGCCACGTCCAAGCGGAGGCGGAAGCAGAGCGCCCAGGTTCGCATGCACCAACCTCTGTGGGCCGCCTTGGCGAGCACCAAGATCGTCGCCGTGAAGGAGTACGAGCTCAAGGGCCTCCGCGGACCGTCCAACAAGCACGACATCCACACGCTCGAGTGCGCCCCCTCGTTCGATCGCCAGCCGAGGCAGATCTGGATCTCCTACatcggcagcgacgaggtCTGCTTCAACACCAGCCActtccccgccgccgccgccgccgccaccgccgccgccgaccgagaCTCGATGCCGCCTTCGGGGGCCGACGGATGCGCCTCGCCtccggccggcgtcgacacGTCGAAGCCCTTCTACGTCCGCATCAACAACGCCTTCTGGCAGCCGACGCGCATCGTCCCGGCCGACGgttcggccgacgacggcgccccgTCGACGCGGTGGGCCGGCGACATCTACGGCCTCCGACCCGCCTCCAAGTACGTGTGCGACTTTGTCGACACAGTCACCGATCAGGTGCTCTTCACGACGAGCATCCGCACTGTCAAGGAGCCTCTACGCCAGGACGacgcggcgtcgccgcggctCCCGAGCGCGCCTTCCCCCCTGCGGCCGGattcgccggcgacgacgctccGGACCTCGAtcgccgcggccgagtcgaAGCTCGCCGATGAGAAGAACCGGCTCAAGACGTGGCGCAAAGAGTGGAAGCTGCGCATCAACACGCTGAGGAAGGAAAACGAGCTGGCCGACAACCagctctcgtcggccggtgGCAGCGACGACAAGTTCAAGCAGAAGATTCGCCAGCAGGAGACGCAGAAGGCGCAGGCCGAGCGCGACACggcccgcctcgtcgaccagcTCAGGAGCGTCGACCACCCtctcgagctggccgagcGGAAGAAGAAGGCCGAGCGGGCCTACTCGGCCGAGAAGAAGGTCTTCGACGCGGCCCAGAAGGAGCTCAAGGGGCACAAggcgcagctcgacgacgagatcaAGGCGAAGGAGGTGGAGAAGTCGAACCTCAACAGCCGACGGAACAAGATCGCCACGCGCATCGCCAAGATCGAGAACGAGCTCGCCAacatcgccgacgccaacagccgtggcctcgacgaggcggagcgACGAAGGCAGGACCGAGTTCGCTTCTCGGAACAGGTTGCCACCATCGAGAACAACTACGCGGACCGGCTCGGCCATGTCGTGGCCGCCAACAACGGTCGGCGAGACCATCTCCGCGGCCTCCAGGCGCAGGTGCAGTCCTTCTCGGGATACCTGCCACCCCCCAACGGCATGCCGGCCGATGTCCACCGCGCCATGGCGCCCGAGCCGATGCGCCCGTCCTTTGCCCAGCCGGGCCCGTGGATCCCCCACCCCGTCGCGCCCCCGCACTATCCCCCCGGTCTCTGgcccgcctcgtccggcGGCGACATGCTGCCCCCGATGGCGGCCCCGTCCGGACCCCCGAGCATGGTGTCGTGGCAGTCACCGACCGCTCCTCTACCGCCGCAGGCTCGAGGGGCCAAGTCGAGAGGCCGCAGCTCGAGCATGCTCAGCGACGTCAGCGGCTTCACCGAGGCGAGCGATGACGCCTCCGCAtcccccgccgccgtggtGCCACGCCATCcggagccggccgtcggcgggagcggcggcgatgccagCGGGAGCAGGGaaggcaacggcggcggcggcggcggcggcctggaCGACCCGGCAAGCCCGACTTGA
- a CDS encoding DNA polymerase epsilon subunit C: MDFWSRLLSPLSAGTSRQDQAKDPAKRLHRFEKEYGNLLSTWRSSTNLSRDSDAAETLEIRLQELTNILSDESRRPLPHPCIQYASIKQIYVPIGKIATTSYNEWIIKEAVLLFATLIESEEEAFVENDTFSTSLTNLLVRITGANSVRLGLDTESRVVELAFNITTKIRLDPDILPAWFKVQQPAPPPDGHGRGRAAFAGLTQRADFPLFYILMDYIHHEGKVGDFARTGLLYIIEAASSSALLEQWIVESDLSTLMATGLGALYSQLSRKLVIDHPSHDLPPILALSDYQHPTSSYEIVSSCSAEFKSHLETFLSHLLFWQDVLNHCRSVEVKSTLLEHFQVIFLQQLLYPSLLESSDIDGGSSVAVLTYLRRILESLDHPDMINLILHYLLALPDMGPSEERESSSISDARLRKSMDLATMMAERSDDAATPLLFNLVDLILACLRSRNQQTIHVTLQLVSAILKRHHRYAIITLLKTELLPRDASERTVGAHEQEIDYLMSLAGSIGGSDNLDDVYANVLKDTMSRLESHPCSLKIVAPRVSTNNRELPAIPDTPLGVPRGVRTHTLRVDDPLLNAMLDLLRTFFINPVETNLSVSETVVDLACCGYMRIDGWFARSPKTYSFADEEAADDVTDATSVASDGPESLSAALEARRGPRDAEAERLEAVDRCRRRPLWSQDAAPRLLRVLQALCDQVESYKMSIPRFEELLQQRREAFETADAMLDNPPPAHRPTPPPQMTPERPSMDEMLRTGSPPRPSAIEGIAQRLLSEMGTPSRSASPKGHRDQSRSPGALTPGTASSGAMEMMTPKAIRVPPRDFPIHHTDPGRSGSDAIRSLSPSSARSARSARSEAVFGQDERKRDSSAASQASSHAAVDQSILARRVGLPDDKLKPIALHLDRKPASGAAVTLDAGEEMEAGPEVNDADISLTALEGAEVDEEAASAGEIKVSVSHIITNVIIFQSFLLELASLMQVRAGMFDELRYV; the protein is encoded by the exons ATGGACTTT TGGTCACGACTGTTGAGCCCCCTGTCCGCGGGCACCTCGCGCCAGGACCAGGCCAAGGACCCTGCCAAACGGCTGCATCGGTTCGAGAAGGAGTACGGGAATCTGCTG TCGACCTGGCGCTCGTCGACCAACCTCTCCCGAGAcagcgatgccgccgagacgCTCGAGATTCGGCTCCAGGAGCTCACCAACATCCTCAGCGACGAGAGCCGTCGACCTCTGCCGCACCCGTGCATCCAGTATGCCTCCATCAAGCAGATATACGTGCCCATCGGCAAGATCGCCACCACGTCCTACAACGAATGGATCATCAAGGAGgccgtcctcctcttcgccacCCTCatcgagagcgaggaggaggccttTGTCGAAAACGACAccttctcgacgagcttgacgaACCTGCTCGTGCGCATCACCGGTGCCAACAgcgtccgcctcggcttGGACACGGAGtcgcgcgtcgtcgagctggcgTTTAACATCACCACCAAGATCCGTCTCGATCCCGACATACTCCCCGCCTGGTTCAAGGTGCAGCAGCCGGCCCCGCCgcccgacggccatggccgcggccgagccgcCTTCGCCGGCCTCACCCAGCGCGCCGACTTTCCCCTCTTCTACATCCTCATGGACTACATCCACCACGAGGGCAAGGTCGGCGACTTTGCGAGGACGGGCCTGCTGTACATCATCGAagcggcctcgagctcggccctGCTCGAGCAGTGGATCGTCGAGAGCGACCTGTCAACCCTCATGGCCAcgggcctcggcgccctctACAGCCAGCTGAGCCGCAAGCTCGTCATCGATCACCCCTCGCACGACCTGCCgcccatcctcgccctctccgaCTACCAGCACCCGACGTCCAGCTACGAAATCGTCAGctcctgctcggccgagTTCAAGTCGCACCTCGAGACCTTCCTGTCCCACCTGCTGTTCTGGCAGGACGTGCTGAACCACTGCCGCTCCGTCGAGGTCAAGTCGACGCTGCTCGAGCACTTCCAGGTCATCTTCCTGCAACAGCTGCT GTATCCCTCGCTGCTCGAGTCGTCcgacatcgacggcggctcgtccgtcgccgtcctcacCTACCTGCGGCGCATACTCGAGTCCCTCGACCACCCTGACATGATCAACCTCATCCTCCACtacctcctcgccctcccgGACATGGGCCCGTCCGAGGAGCGGGAGAGCTCGTCCATCAGCGACGCCCGTCTGCGCAAGTCCATGGACCTCGCCACCATGATGGCCGAGCGGTCCGATGATGCGGCGACGCCGCTCCTCttcaacctcgtcgacctgaTCCTCGCCTGCCTGCGCTCGCGCAACCAGCAGACCATTCACGTGACCCTCCAGCTCGTCTCCGCCATCCTCAAGCGGCATCATCGATATGCCATCATCACCCTGCTCAAGACCGAACTGCTTCCCCGAGACGCCTCCGAgcgcaccgtcggcgcccaCGAGCAGGAGATTGACTACCTAATGTCGCTCGCCGGCTCCATCGGCGGGTCCGACAACCTCGATGACGTGTACGCCAACGTCCTGAAGGATACCATGTCTCGGCTCGAGAGCCACCCGTGCTCGCTGAAGATTGTCGCCCCCCGCGTCTCGACCAACAACCGCGAGCTGCCGGCGATCCCCGACACGCCTCTTGGCGTGCCTAGGGGCGTGCGGACTCACACCctccgcgtcgacgacccgcTGCTGAACGCCATGCTCGACCTCCTGCGCACCTTCTTCATCAACCCCGTCGAGACGAACCTGTCCGTCTCCGAGACGGTCGTGGACTTGGCCTGCTGCGGCTACATGAGGATCGACGGCTGGTTTGCTCGAAGTCCCAAGACCTACagcttcgccgacgaggaggcggccgacgacgtcaccgACGCGACGTCGGTCGCGAGCGACGGTCCCGAgtcgctctcggccgccctcgaggcgCGGCGCGGTCCTCgtgatgccgaggccgagaggctcgaggcggtggatcggtgccgacggcgcccctTGTGGTCGCAGGACGCGGCCCCCCGACTTCTGCGCGTTCTTCAAGCCCTCTGCGACCAGGTGGAATCGTACAAGATGTCAATCCCTCGCTTCGAGGAGCTCCTGCAGCAGCGCCGCGAGGCCTTCGAGACGGCCGATGCCATGCTGGACAACCCGCCTCCCGCGCacaggccgacgccgccgccgcagatgACGCCCGAGCGGCCGAGTATGGACGAgatgctccgtaccggctcgccgccgcgaccgtCGGCGATTGAGGGAATTGCGCAGCGACTGCTGTCCGAGATGGGCACCCCGAGTCGGTCCGCGAGCCCCAAGGGCCACAGGGACCAGAGCCGAAGCCCCGGCGCCTTGACGCCCGGCACGGCTTCCTCGGGCGCCATGGAGATGATGACGCCCAAGGCCATCCGCGTGCCGCCAAGGGACTTTCCGATACACCATACCGACCCTGGAAGGAGCGGCAGCGACGCCATCCGCAGCCTCTCCCCCAGCAGCGCGAGGAGCGCGAGGAGCGCTAGGAGCGAGGCCGTCTTCGGACAGGACGAGAGGAAGAGGGACAGCAGTGCCGCCAGCCAAGCATCGTCCCACGCAGCCGTCGATCAGAGCATACTGGCTAGGCGTGTTGGCCTACCGGATGACAAGCTCAAGCCCATCGCACTGCATCTGGATCGGAAGCCAGCGTCGGGGGCGGCCGTGACTTTGGACGCTGGTGAAGAGATGGAAGCCGGGCCCGAGGTAAACGATGCAGACATCAGCCTCACTGCGTTGGAGGGGGcagaggtcgacgaggaagccgcgTCGGCGGGAGAAATCAAGGTGTCGGTGTCGCACATCATCACCAACGTCATCATCTTCCAGTCCtttctcctcgagctcgccagCTTGATGCAGGTCCGGGCGGGCATGTTCGACGAGCTTCGTTACGTGTGA